A region of Diadema setosum chromosome 15, eeDiaSeto1, whole genome shotgun sequence DNA encodes the following proteins:
- the LOC140238621 gene encoding lysosomal proton-coupled steroid conjugate and bile acid symporter SLC46A3-like, with the protein MGETVEHISRARFVATEPINFLIAAVQGALSTLRTLYAQDNLAQHYNYSINHYNRNGTCSDGNVTDHLEKQIQSETAWWNTWIAVLSGLPPVVTATFLVAASSFTGRKPILVIGVVCHLIAPLIFLLVALFGLPLSLTLLGAAVLGLGGDVEGVITVSLAYVADSSVGKSRTQRMVVLSLMYEAGWGCGQTLGGLILGYSNNFPVSFAFPTILAAINLAYTTWPGLVLETVPKREPLRIGTILQKSLDSLAGFCTRFERRKRTNVVILIVIICLLVTFALAENTTQLAFIGA; encoded by the exons ATGGGGGAAACAGTAGAGCACATCAGCAGGGCACGCTTCGTGGCGACAGAACCAATCAACTTCCTGATAGCGGCAGTCCAAGGAGCCCTCTCCACCCTCAGAACATTGTACGCGCAAGATAATCTAGCACAACATTATAATTACTCGATCAATCACTATAACCGAAACGGTACGTGTTCTGATGGGAACGTCACGGATCATCTCGAAAAACAGATACAATCCGAGACAGCCTGGTGGAACACATGGATTGCAGTCCTCTCCGGTCTTCCACCCGTTGTAACTGCGACATTCCTGGTAGCTGCCTCGAGTTTCACCGGCCGAAAGCCGATCCTAGTCATAGGCGTAGTATGCCATCTCATTGCTCCTCTCATCTTCCTCCTGGTAGCGCTCTTTGGTCTACCCTTGTCCTTAACTCTCCTTGGGGCCGCTGTGCTTGGGTTGGGTGGGGATGTAGAAGGTGTCATAACAGTATCTCTGGCTTATGTTGCTGACTCTTCCGTAGGAAAGTCTAGGACACAGAGGATGGTCGTTCTCTCACTTATGTATGAGGCGGGTTGGGGTTGCGGTCAAACGCTTGGAGGTTTGATTCTCGGTTACTCTAATAATTTTCCTGTCTCCTTCGCGTTCCCAACAATATTGGCTGCCATCAACCTTGCCTACACAACATGGCCAGGATTGGTCTTGGAGACAGTACCTAAGCGCGAGCCCCTCCGAATAGGTACTATCCTTCAGAAGTCCCTTGATAGTCTGGCTGGATTCTGCACACGCTTCGAGAGGCGCAAGAGGACTAACGTCGTCATACTGATCGTCATCATCTGTCTC CTGGTCACCTTTGCCCTGGCAGAAAACACAACCCAGCTTGCCTTCATTGGTGCGTAA